In the Eptesicus fuscus isolate TK198812 chromosome 22, DD_ASM_mEF_20220401, whole genome shotgun sequence genome, GGTTAAGCCTTATCTTCTGGAGAGCTTTTAACCCTCCGAAAGGGGTATTAGCCCTTAGACGGGACTTTTTTCCTGgagaggtgtggggagagggagctggTAGGATTGTGTCAAACCCCTGGCTTCTCGTGAACTCCCTTTCCACAATCCGTGCAGGATGGACGCACACCCCTGATGATCGCCTCGCTGGGCGGCCACGCAGCTATCTGCTCACAGCTACTGCAGAGAGGCGCCCGAGTCAATGTCACCGACAAGGATGACAAGTGAGCCGTCCCCGTCTTCCCACCCCAATCCAGGCCCCGGCCGATTGCGAAGGAGCCACTGGGCAAgcgtgtgggggggagggggcagcgggggtggggcgggggggtaggTTGGTCTCTGTGTTCTTGGTCTCTTTTCTTCTGAGTGGTGGCTTAGAAGAGATCGCCTCCTGCTTCACTGTTTTCCCTGAGACGGGAGGCAAGCGTTCCTTATCCTCTCTTATTCAGCTGCCGCCGCCATCTTCCTAATGTAGATCACTTGGAAGTAGAATCAATCCCTCTGGACTCATTAGTTTAATTTACTGGTTTTCAAACTATCTTCCGAGCAATGGAATCCTTCTCTCCAATAAAGAATTTATGCAGAATCTTAATATGtaaagcagagaaaaatgaagCCATTGGCCCCTGCTTTGTGATACTGCAGCTCCAGGAATGGCATTTGAAAAGTTCTGGTTTTgcccggctggcatagctcagtggttgagtgttgacctatgaaccaggaggttgtgggctcaatccccagtgtagggtgtgcgggaggcagccgattgatgagtctcatcattgatgtttctatctctctctccctctcccttcctctctgaaaaaaaaaataaaatatatcctatctaataatagacaaatatgcaaattgaccatacctctgacacaccacaagccacgcccaccatccaatcagagcgagtatgcaaattaacccaaaccaagatggctacagccacagagagcaaggtttcctaggtaacagaggaagccaagctttctgcctgcccttgccaggcctaagcctccactcaagctacaaagtttcaattatagaaggtaaacaaattcaaacaaatggtggcagaatggagcttgagagagcaggccagggttgccgccggcaacaggggaagcaaaactttccgcacaccctggccgggcccacccgcttaggcaacaaagtttcaattataaccccaacacaaatggctaccggcctcagacggagccccaggcttggctctgctcccggctacaaagtttcaattgcagaaggaaaataaattccagataccagggcctccgcttgcgttgccagggggcgtggccggcctgcaaaccaccacaggcccctcgctcaggctgccccatgccccaagggaacccccacctgatccaggatgcccttcagggcaaaccagctgccccccacccctgtaccaggcctctatcctatctaataaaagagtactctgcagattgatcatcactgcaacacacaatatagctgcccccatgtggtcaaagatcctgcccccatgtggacacaagatggccaccacaagatggccagcaggagagggcagttgggaggcacccggcctgcaaatgagggcagttgagaaggaccaggcctgcaagggagggcagttggaggtgatcaaccctgcaggagaggatagttaggggtaaccaggccggcagaggagggaagttgggggcaaacaggctggcagcagagtgattaggggggtgatcaggctggcaggcagaagcggttaggagcaatcaggaaggcaggcaggcaagcagtcctggattgtgagagggatcccagattggagagggtacaggctgggctgagggacaaccccctccgtgcacgaatttcgtgcaccgggcctctagtacatatatatatttttattgtacatataatatatattactatatacattattatattattattgtacatataatatatatcatatatgtgtgtgtgtgtgtgtgtgtgtgtgtatatgtgtgtgtgtgtatttatatatatatatatatatatatatatatatatatatttgtcctAACCTACAGGTCGGCTCTGATCCTGGCCTGTGAGAACGGCAGCGCCGAAGTGGCTGAGCTGCTCCTGAGCCACGGAGCAGACGTGGGGACAGTGGACAGTGCGGGCCATGACGCCCTGTATTACGGCCTGCGCACACAGGACAAGGCGCTGCGGAAGCTGCTGCAGCAGGCCCTGAGCTGGCGGCGGGGAGGTAAGCCAGTTCCCTTGTGTAACTTCAAGATCCTCCCCAAGAGCTCAGAGGAGCTTCTTAGAATCCCATTTGTCCCCGTGGAAACACCCACCTGACAAATAATTGCCACCGGAGTCCAGCGTTGGCTTATTTCTTGCTGCTGCTATGAGATGACCCCAAGTTCCCAAAAGCAGGGCCACCAAGGTCCTTAATGAAGCCCCGTCTTACTCAGGCAGCTCGGGCTGgcgctatggctaggacttctgaGCTGTGATTGAACATCTCTGTGTGGGTTCCCAGTCAGTCTCTCCCCGCTGCTGGACTCTAAACCCCCAGATGACAGGccatgtctgttttgttcaccatcGATGTCCGGGGCCTGTAACAGCGCCTGGTATAGTGTCCAATAAAGTGAGTGAACAAAATGAGTGAGCTGGGGTAGGGAACCAAGGCTGCTGGGTTGACCAGGAGTGGCTCCCAGCTCCAGGAATCTGTGTGGTGAGGGTTATGACACTGAGGGGGCCGCTCCTCTCAGTGAGGGTCACACTTTCCTCATGTCTTTTCATATAGGTCAGGGGCTGGTTCAACACCCAGATGCTGCATCTAAGGTAAGACCCTAAGTGCCTCCCCTTCCGACCCACCCAGGCCATCCCACCGGGATCCCTCCCAGGCAGTGGCCCCTGGGGGCGGCCAGATGGTCTAAGGGCAGGGAGGCCCTCCcggggctgggagctgcctggCTTCCCTCACTCTGCTGTTTCCTACACAGGCCTCTCCATCTGACCCTCCGGTGGGTTCTCCGCCCAAGAGCCCCCGGGGAGCAGAGCCCTCGGCGGAGCAGGAAGGGGAACGTGATGACGCGTGCTCAGAGGAGTGGAAGTGGAAGTATGAAGAGGAGCAGAAGAAAGTTTCTCGCTTGGAGCAGGAGATGGTGCGAATGACAGAAGAGTGCAAGGCTCAAGCGGCAGCCTACCTGGGCCTGGCGAACCAGATCCGAGAGCAGGTGCAggagctggggctgctgctctTCCGAGAGCCCAGAGCTCCAGACGGGCAGAGTCCTAGTATCCGTCCTGGAGGGGATGGCATGGAGCAGGGCTCCCCCCTGGACCTGCTGGCTGAGGGCATACGAGAGctgaagaagcagcagcaggcagTAGCCGCAGCCGCAGCCAACCCAGTACTCGCTCCCAAGAAGACTGAGGATTCATCCCCTGGGGAGATGCATTATGAAGCCCATGGAAGGTCCCAACCAGAACAGGGGCCACCCCAGGGCCCAAAGTCTGAGATCCCGGGGGAAGCCACAGGACAGCAACTGACGACTGGCGGTGGGCAGGCCCTTGGCCCTGAGCATGCAGACCAGCCGCAtgctggccaggaggagaggctgaAGGCCCCAGGGGCGGAAAGAGCAGACACAGTGGCTGAAGCAGTGGGCAcagcagccatgagccagctGCTGCTACAGCTGAGGGAGGAGCTGGCTGCCGTGTGGCGAGAGAAGGATGCTGCCCTGGGGGCTTTGTCAAGACCGGTCCTGGAGAGAGTTCTGGGGGCGTCCCGGGCCGAGGCCACAGCGGCCGCCTGGGAGAAGATGGAGGCCAGGCTGGAGCAGGTGCTGCTGAAGCTGGATCGGGCCAAGGCAGGGCTGCAAGCGACACCTGTGACCCCTGCCCAGGAGACCAGAGAAGGAGCCCCAAAGGCAGGCTCAGAAACCATCACGGAagaggatggagagaaggagaCAGGGGCTCCTGGGACCCAGCGGGGGTCTCCAGGGGCCTCTGGCAGGCAACAGCCGCCCGGGGGAGGGCTGGCCAAGGGAATGCTGGAGAAGGAGGTGTCGGCCCTGAGACTGAGCAACAGTAACTTgctggaggagctgggggagctgggcCGGGAGCGGCAGCGGCTGCAAGGGGAGCTGCAGTCCCTGAGCCAGCGGCTGCAGCGGGAGTTTGTGCCCCGGCCGGTGGCGCAGGTTCAGCTCCAGCAGCTGCGGAGGAACGTGGGGCTGCTGACGGATGAACTGGCCTTGGAGAAGGAGGCCACCGAGAAGCTGCGGAGGCACCTGGCGACGCAGAGCAGCGGCCTCCGGGGGCTGTGGGACTGCCTGCCCCCCGACCTGGTGGGCAAGGCCAGTGCCCGGGGCCCTGGCACCGAGCCCCTGCAGGAGCTGCAGGCCTGCATCAGCGCCCTGGTCGCCAGGCACTGCGAGGCCCAGCAGGTGCTGGCGAGGCTGGAGGAGGAAAACCAGCGGCTGCGGGGAGCCCCCGCTTCACACCCGGAACCCGGCACCTCCTCCAAGGTGACGGCTCCCCCTGAAGTGGCCGCGTTGGAGCAGGACTTGGGgaagctggaggaggagctgcgCGCCGTGCAGGCCTCGATGCGCGGCAAGAGCCAGGAGATCGGGAAGCTGAAGCAGCTGCTGTACCAGGCCACGGAGGAGGTGGCCGAGCTGCGCGCGCGGGAGGCGGCCAGCCTGCGGCAGCACGAGAGGGCGCGCAGCTCGCTGGCGGCGCAGGCCCAGGCGTGGGGCCAGGAGCTGAAGGCCCTGCTGGAGAAGTACAACGCCGCCTGCCGCGAGGTGGGCCGGCTGCAGGAGGCCGTGGCCGACGAGCGCTGCCGCAGCGGGGACCTGGCGGCCCGGGCCACGGAGCAGGAGCGCCAGGCCAGCGAGATGCGCGGGCGCTCGGAGCAGTTTGAGAAAACGGTGGGGCTGCTGAGAGAGAAGATGGAGCATCTGCTGGGGGCTTGCCAGGACAAGGAGACCAAGGTGATGAGATCAGGCGGCGGCGGGGAAGGTTTGCTATGTTCTCTGGGTCTAAGGTGGTTTGGGGTTAAGATTGGAGGTGAGGGCtggcagtgtgactcagtggttgagcatcgacctatggaccagcaggtcaggttcgattcccagtcaggctatatgcctgggtttcgggctggatccccagtgtggatcgtgcaggagacagccggtcaatgattctctctcatcattgatgtttctctctctctcccttcctctctgaaatcaattgtatatatacactgagtggccagattattatgacctctgaatgcataataatctggccactcagtgtgtgtgtgtgtgtgtgtgtgtgtgtgtgtgtgtgtgtgtgtacatatacatatatatatatatatattagaggcctggtgcatgaattcgtgcatgggtggggtccggccagcctggccagggggaggggacatgggtggttgactggcctgcctgctggtcgaactcctgttcgaggggacaatttgcatattagccttttattatataggaaatacactgagtggccagattattatgcgttcagagatcataataatctggctactcagtgtatattggaGGTGAGGTATaaatagaagagagaaaggggCTTAGGTGTTAAAATCTGGACTCTGGTTTCAGAAGCAATGTGGCAGGGTTCCCACCTGTGGAGTACTGTGGCTCATTAGCATTTTGACTTCAATCATGTTTTAGCCTGAGAGCAGGTCTGATGATATGGTAGGTTGCTGTGGTTTTGCTAGGGTTCTGAGAAGGCGAGTCAAGGCTGATTAAGAAAAGTAGACTAGGCTACAGGTCCACTTcatcccttcccttccatccGAGCAGGTTCTGCAAAAGATTTCCATTGCCAAAGAGCACCAATGCAAActaaaacatttgaaaaccacCGTGTTCGATAACTGAGTTTCCTAATGATTGCTCTAAGTCTGCATGTGTCTAGGGGCATAtgaattctaaaaaaattttttaaaaaatcaacttataaatgaatttggtaattcTAGAACTTTACC is a window encoding:
- the ANKRD35 gene encoding ankyrin repeat domain-containing protein 35 isoform X1 produces the protein MKRFFSCSSSKVAVERWNRRDQKLLEAVQRGDVGRVAALASRKSSRPTKLDSNGQSPFHLAASKGLTECLTILLANGADINSQNEDGSTALHLATISCQPQCVKVLLQHGANEDAVDAENRSPLHWAASSGCASSVLLLCDHEAFLDVLDNDGRTPLMIASLGGHAAICSQLLQRGARVNVTDKDDKSALILACENGSAEVAELLLSHGADVGTVDSAGHDALYYGLRTQDKALRKLLQQALSWRRGGQGLVQHPDAASKASPSDPPVGSPPKSPRGAEPSAEQEGERDDACSEEWKWKYEEEQKKVSRLEQEMVRMTEECKAQAAAYLGLANQIREQVQELGLLLFREPRAPDGQSPSIRPGGDGMEQGSPLDLLAEGIRELKKQQQAVAAAAANPVLAPKKTEDSSPGEMHYEAHGRSQPEQGPPQGPKSEIPGEATGQQLTTGGGQALGPEHADQPHAGQEERLKAPGAERADTVAEAVGTAAMSQLLLQLREELAAVWREKDAALGALSRPVLERVLGASRAEATAAAWEKMEARLEQVLLKLDRAKAGLQATPVTPAQETREGAPKAGSETITEEDGEKETGAPGTQRGSPGASGRQQPPGGGLAKGMLEKEVSALRLSNSNLLEELGELGRERQRLQGELQSLSQRLQREFVPRPVAQVQLQQLRRNVGLLTDELALEKEATEKLRRHLATQSSGLRGLWDCLPPDLVGKASARGPGTEPLQELQACISALVARHCEAQQVLARLEEENQRLRGAPASHPEPGTSSKVTAPPEVAALEQDLGKLEEELRAVQASMRGKSQEIGKLKQLLYQATEEVAELRAREAASLRQHERARSSLAAQAQAWGQELKALLEKYNAACREVGRLQEAVADERCRSGDLAARATEQERQASEMRGRSEQFEKTVGLLREKMEHLLGACQDKETKIKELLKKVEQLSEEVLAVRGENARLASQLRDSQKNHEEIITTYRNHLLSAAQGYMEQDVYNILLRILSRQEKRGSAGPEGSGIPVLE
- the ANKRD35 gene encoding ankyrin repeat domain-containing protein 35 isoform X2, with protein sequence MKRFFSCSSSKVERWNRRDQKLLEAVQRGDVGRVAALASRKSSRPTKLDSNGQSPFHLAASKGLTECLTILLANGADINSQNEDGSTALHLATISCQPQCVKVLLQHGANEDAVDAENRSPLHWAASSGCASSVLLLCDHEAFLDVLDNDGRTPLMIASLGGHAAICSQLLQRGARVNVTDKDDKSALILACENGSAEVAELLLSHGADVGTVDSAGHDALYYGLRTQDKALRKLLQQALSWRRGGQGLVQHPDAASKASPSDPPVGSPPKSPRGAEPSAEQEGERDDACSEEWKWKYEEEQKKVSRLEQEMVRMTEECKAQAAAYLGLANQIREQVQELGLLLFREPRAPDGQSPSIRPGGDGMEQGSPLDLLAEGIRELKKQQQAVAAAAANPVLAPKKTEDSSPGEMHYEAHGRSQPEQGPPQGPKSEIPGEATGQQLTTGGGQALGPEHADQPHAGQEERLKAPGAERADTVAEAVGTAAMSQLLLQLREELAAVWREKDAALGALSRPVLERVLGASRAEATAAAWEKMEARLEQVLLKLDRAKAGLQATPVTPAQETREGAPKAGSETITEEDGEKETGAPGTQRGSPGASGRQQPPGGGLAKGMLEKEVSALRLSNSNLLEELGELGRERQRLQGELQSLSQRLQREFVPRPVAQVQLQQLRRNVGLLTDELALEKEATEKLRRHLATQSSGLRGLWDCLPPDLVGKASARGPGTEPLQELQACISALVARHCEAQQVLARLEEENQRLRGAPASHPEPGTSSKVTAPPEVAALEQDLGKLEEELRAVQASMRGKSQEIGKLKQLLYQATEEVAELRAREAASLRQHERARSSLAAQAQAWGQELKALLEKYNAACREVGRLQEAVADERCRSGDLAARATEQERQASEMRGRSEQFEKTVGLLREKMEHLLGACQDKETKIKELLKKVEQLSEEVLAVRGENARLASQLRDSQKNHEEIITTYRNHLLSAAQGYMEQDVYNILLRILSRQEKRGSAGPEGSGIPVLE